From Spirosoma aerolatum, one genomic window encodes:
- a CDS encoding DegT/DnrJ/EryC1/StrS family aminotransferase, with amino-acid sequence MIPFLDLKRVNEPYELAIQASTDRVLKSGWYILGREVEAFEAAFAAYCQAKHCIGVANGLDALTLVLKAWEFPAGSEVIVASNAYIASVLSITLAGLTPVLVEPDTHTYLLDPSRIEAAISSRTRAILPVHLYGRCCDMEPIGKLAEQYGLAILEDAAQAHGALYGLKRAGNLGDAAGWSFYPSKNLGAMGDAGAITTNDDALAQRLRALRNYGSLKKYVNDYQGNNSRLDELQAAILSAKLPGLDADNERRRVLARQYLNGIQHSEVILPPTDQIEQDVWHLFVIRHPRRHQLQTYLRERGITTDVHYPIPPHKQRAYESYGNRSLPIAEQLHQEVLSLPLNPSLTDLEVAYIIDSVNQFSE; translated from the coding sequence ATGATTCCTTTTCTGGATCTTAAGCGTGTTAATGAACCATACGAGTTAGCTATACAGGCTTCCACTGACCGAGTCCTGAAATCAGGATGGTATATACTGGGTCGTGAGGTGGAAGCCTTTGAAGCAGCATTTGCGGCCTATTGCCAGGCAAAGCATTGTATTGGTGTTGCCAATGGGCTGGATGCGTTGACGCTGGTATTGAAGGCCTGGGAGTTTCCGGCTGGTAGCGAAGTTATAGTGGCGTCGAATGCCTATATAGCATCAGTACTTAGTATTACGCTGGCTGGTTTGACTCCTGTACTGGTCGAGCCAGATACTCACACCTATTTACTTGATCCCAGTCGTATTGAAGCAGCAATATCCTCACGTACAAGGGCCATATTACCTGTACACCTGTATGGTCGTTGTTGCGACATGGAGCCTATCGGGAAGCTGGCAGAGCAGTATGGCTTGGCGATTCTTGAGGATGCCGCGCAGGCGCATGGAGCGTTGTATGGTCTGAAACGAGCCGGCAATCTGGGCGATGCTGCCGGATGGAGCTTTTACCCGAGCAAGAACCTTGGAGCAATGGGTGATGCTGGGGCTATCACGACCAATGATGATGCACTGGCTCAGCGCTTGCGTGCCTTGCGAAATTATGGGTCATTAAAAAAGTATGTCAATGATTATCAGGGAAATAATAGTCGGTTGGATGAGTTGCAGGCAGCTATCCTTTCGGCTAAGCTTCCTGGTCTTGATGCCGATAATGAGCGCAGACGAGTACTGGCTCGTCAGTACCTGAACGGCATTCAGCATTCTGAAGTAATACTACCCCCGACCGATCAGATTGAGCAGGATGTCTGGCATTTGTTCGTGATTCGCCATCCACGTCGTCATCAATTGCAGACCTACCTGCGTGAACGTGGTATTACTACCGACGTTCATTATCCGATACCACCGCATAAACAGCGCGCCTATGAGTCGTATGGAAATCGTTCGTTGCCGATTGCGGAGCAACTGCATCAGGAAGTGCTAAGTTTGCCACTCAATCCATCCTTGACGGATCTAGAAGTTGCCTATATTATCGATTCGGTTAACCAATTTAGCGAATGA
- a CDS encoding sugar 3,4-ketoisomerase has product MAKLYELKTFTSGNGNLTVFEEIIPGVIQRVFYIYEAGQGARAGHRHIRAWNALICLNGSCRVYSNNGKEETTFHLTSPRQCLVLEPEDWHIMDEFSSDAILLVVSNETYDKDDYIYEPYPNSRLIMADSE; this is encoded by the coding sequence ATGGCTAAACTTTACGAACTAAAAACGTTCACATCTGGAAACGGAAATCTCACCGTTTTTGAGGAAATTATACCGGGAGTGATTCAGCGTGTTTTTTATATTTATGAAGCTGGGCAAGGAGCAAGGGCTGGGCATCGGCATATTCGTGCCTGGAATGCGCTCATATGTCTAAATGGAAGCTGCCGGGTTTATTCCAATAACGGAAAGGAAGAAACTACCTTTCATTTGACATCGCCCCGTCAGTGTTTAGTGCTAGAGCCAGAAGACTGGCACATCATGGACGAATTCTCAAGCGATGCTATTTTGCTGGTTGTTTCGAACGAAACGTACGACAAAGACGACTACATTTACGAACCTTACCCCAATAGTCGGCTGATCATGGCCGATTCCGAATGA
- a CDS encoding DUF1684 domain-containing protein gives MIKNKFFLGGLFLTALVVLYYSFFDGGNASSNGGLDETINLETYRQQLADARKKKDVFFRTDSESPIKDKTTFRGLHYFPPDPSYRVVARLEPFADKTQKLVVRMSDGNEEVYDKFAHVVFKLNGETCRLLVVKLENTYSILFRDGTSGKETYGGGRYLELDPAQLTSNGAIVDFNTAYNPYCAYNPTYSCPIPPAENTLSVSVKAGETYH, from the coding sequence ATGATAAAAAATAAATTTTTTTTGGGAGGCCTTTTTCTGACCGCGCTGGTAGTACTTTATTACTCATTTTTTGATGGCGGAAACGCATCATCCAATGGCGGTCTTGACGAAACGATTAACCTGGAAACCTATCGTCAGCAACTGGCAGATGCCCGTAAAAAGAAAGACGTGTTTTTTCGCACCGACAGTGAATCTCCTATCAAAGACAAAACTACTTTTCGCGGCCTACACTATTTCCCACCTGACCCCTCCTATCGGGTTGTCGCAAGGCTTGAACCCTTTGCTGATAAAACGCAAAAATTAGTAGTTCGCATGAGCGATGGTAATGAAGAAGTTTACGACAAGTTTGCTCATGTGGTTTTTAAATTAAATGGCGAAACCTGTCGATTATTAGTGGTTAAACTTGAGAATACATACTCTATTTTATTTCGGGATGGTACATCAGGTAAGGAGACATATGGTGGAGGGCGCTACCTTGAACTAGACCCGGCCCAATTGACCAGCAACGGCGCTATAGTCGATTTCAATACTGCCTACAATCCGTATTGTGCCTATAACCCTACTTATTCCTGCCCGATACCCCCAGCCGAAAATACATTAAGTGTATCTGTAAAGGCTGGAGAAACGTATCATTGA